In Hymenobacter volaticus, the genomic window ACTACAATGCGCTTGGGGCGCCGGCACTACCGGCTGGGATTGGGTGATTAAATCCTTTGAATTGGCCCGTCAGTATTTCCCAAATGCACAGTTGATGATCAACGACTACAGCGTGATAAACACCACGTTTAACGTGCAGCGCTACCTAGGCATCGTCAACTTACTGGTGGCCCGCAACCTAGTGGATGGCGTTGGTATTCAGGGCCACGCGTTTTCCACGCGCGGCGTGCCTGCCACTACGCTGGCTACCAACCTGAGTGTGCTCGCTACGGCTGGCAAGCCCCTTTATATTACGGAGTTGGACATCGATGGTGTAAACTCCGCCATGACACCGCAACTCGATGATGCCATTCAGTTAGCTGAATACCAACGCATTTTCCCCACCCTATGGGAGCATCCGGCGGTGAAGGGCATTACGCTGTGGGGCTACCGACTCGGTCACTGGCGCACCGCACAAGGCGCCTACCTCGTCAACAGCGACAATACCGAGCGTTCGGCGCTGGTTTGGCTGAAAAATTATGTGCGCACCACTGTGCTGAGCACCAAAGCCAACCAGAATGCTGCGCTTACCCTCTCCCCTAACCCTGCCACCAATGGCCGTTTCGTGTTGCAAGGCATGGAGAAGGCGCAAACTATTCGAGTGCTCGATTTGAATGGCCGCCTAGTCAAAGAGGTGAAAGGAACTAATCAGACGACAACCGAAGTGGCATTGCACGTCTCGCCTGGTTTGTACGTGGTGCAAGTTATCGACGGGTATGGCGTGACGTCTCGCAAACTGCTAGTGGAGTAGGTCAAGCTAGCGTAACAGTACAATCAAACAAGAAGGGCCGCGTCGGATGACGCGGCCCTTCTTGTTTCACCTGCTTTTGTATGGCGGGTGCATTACGACGCAGCCTCCGTGGTTCTTGTTGAGCACTTTCAGAATAAGTGTATCTGCCGTAGTTGTTAGCAGCACCTCAAAACGCTAGCGCTGGCCTACGCTGCCTTTCTCTTCTTTAGACGTTTTCGAGTTGCCCGAGGCACTTTCTGGCGGCCCCAAATAGCTGGGCTTCACCCCGCCTAAGTTTACCACCAGCTTTTCGAGCACCACGCCCGGGTCTACGCGCCAGAACTTGAGCACATGCTCGCCGGGCTTCCCCAAAGTGTGCTTCGACTCCTTGATAATGATGTTTTCGGCCACCGCTTTTTCCCAGGGCCTGTTGCCATTATCGGCCACCATACCGGTGTGCAGGTTGATAATCTGTGGGGCCTCATCGTCGAACGAAACGGCATAGCGCAAACCCTCACCGCCAACGAAATTCAGCGTGGGCGCGAGGTAAGCTTGCACGGTTACCGGGCCGGAGCTGGTGAGTTGCACGCGGTACTCTAGGTGCGGCGTATTAGCAGCCGGCAGCTGGGTGGGCGCGGTAACCGGGAGCGTAGTAACTGCCGAAAGCGTGCGGCCCAAGTCTGGAATGGTCTGCCACTTCGCTACACTACCGTTCACGACCTTGCTGTAATGCTCGGCATCTATGCTCACATAGCCATCAGCCTCCACAAAACCGGCGCCAGCGGCTACTTTCGGTTGTGGCTTCTGTGCTGACGCCGCCGGGGTAGCAGCTGGGGCAGTCGTGGCCGTGGGCTGGGTGATGGTTTGCACGGCAGGCATAGCGTTTTTCTCGGGCTGCTGCCAATAGGTGTAGCCGATGTGGGTTTGGTCCATCATGTGGCTCCACTTGCCGCTAGCTACGGCATGGTAGCGGCTGGTAATTTCCGCGTCTTTGGCGTACAGCGCCTTCACTTTCTCAGCCAGTTCGTTGGTAGTGGCTTGTCCGTTTTTGGCCGCTTCGTGGTTCTGCGCAACCGTGTAGTACATCTCGTTGAGGTTGGCGCAGGCTTGCACGGGGTGCAGCACTAGTTCATAGTAAGCGTCGTGGTACTCAGCTGGCAATTGCTGGTTGATAGCTTCGGCCTGGGTTAGCAGCTGGTTGTAGTCGGCCACCACAGTTTCCCATTCGCGGTAGTTGGTTAGGCTGTAGGTCTTCTGGTCGAGTAGTTCGGGCTTGCGCCGGGCGTTGTACTTGGCGTATTTAGCTAGGATGTCGGCAATGCCGGTGGCGTACTTAGGTCCAAATTGCTTGGCGGCCCACTCCCGGCTATAGTCGTCGAGTTGGTCGGCCCCAATTTTATCTGGGTTCCAAGCGTAATCGAGGAAGAAGCTGATGGGGAATTCCATGGGCTTGAGGTCGCCCACGTTCACGATCCAGATTTGGTTGGCGCCGTACTCGTGGGCCAGGTGCATCTGCTCCCAGATACGGGGAATTGGGTTTGTGTTGAGCCACTTGTAGTTGCGCGGCCCGCCTACGTAGTCAAAGTGGTAGTAGATGCCGTAGCCACCTTTGCGCGGCTTCTCACTTAGCTTGGGCAACTTGCGGATGTTGCCCCAGTTGTCGTCGCACAAGAGCAGCGTCACGTCGTCGGGCACGCGCATGCCTTTGTCGTAATACTCCTGCACTTCCTTGTAGAGGGCCCAGAGTTGGGGCGTTTGCTCGGCGGGTTTGCCGGTTTCTTCGGCAATGATTTTGCGCTGATCGGCCACGATGCGCTCCAGCAAGGCAATGTTGCTTTCCTGGCTCATGGGCTCGTCGCCGTCGCCGCGCATCCCGATGCTCACGATGTTTTCCCGCGTGCCCATGCGCTTCATTCCACCGCGCCAGAACTCCTGCAAAGCGGCGGCGTTGGTTTGGTAGTTCCAGGCGCCTTTGCCAGCGTGCTTCCATTCCTCGTGGGCCCGCGTGAGTGGCTCGTGGTGCGAGGTACCCATCACAATGCCGTACTCATCGGCCAGCACGGGGTTTTGCGGGTCGTCCACGTTGAACATGTTGCCCCACATAGCAGGCCACAGGTAGTTGCCTTTCAAGCGCAGAATCAGCTCGAACATGTGCGTGTACATCTTCGAGTTGACGCCGCCGAATTTCTCTTTCGACCAATTTTGCAGTGCCGGCGCTTCATCGTTGATGAAAATACCGCGGTATTTCACCTTCGGCGTGCCCTGCGAATGGCGGCCTGGCGCTACATACAGCGCCGTTTGCGGCTTGGTCGGCACATCGGCCCACCAGTACCACGGCGACACGCCAATCTGCTGTGACAAATCATAGATGCCGTAAATAGTACCGCGCTTGTCGCTGCCGGCAATTACCAGCGCGCGCTCTACGCCCGGCATCGGCTTTTCCACCACTTGCAGCACAAAGGTTTCCCACTTGCCTGCTACTTGTGAAACGTCGAGCTTCTTGCTTTTTACTAGCCCATCAATCAGCGGGCTTTTACCCAACGTTCCTATCAGCACCACTTCGTTACCGGTCGGTGCTTTGTCGGTGGTGAAAGTGGGCGTGAGTTTGGTTACGCGGTTGATGTCGGCCTGCAAATCGCGGGCGGCTCGTAGCACACCCGGCCAGTCGGAATTGCTGGCAAACAGAGCCGCCGTTTTGCCGGAGGCCGCCAGCGCAAAGCCGCTTTTGCCTTTCTCAGTTGATACGTAGGTGTCAGTGAGTTTTGTGGCCGGGGTTTGGGCCTGTGCTACAAACGGCACGAGTAGCACCAGCCAGAAACAGCAGGCAGTGCGGAATCTAGAGTTATGAAAAGGCAGGAGTTTCATCGGCATCAAGTAAAATGGCGCAGCAATGCGAGAACGTAGAATTATTAGAGAAGTAGCGGCTAGTTTCCCCTTAGGGGCTTAGAGGTGGCTGACCTATCATTGTTTGCCTAGACCGTCCTGCGGAACATGTAGCGCCCCAGGCCTGGGACCGAAGCCTCTGGCGTGCTGACATTGTCACGGTATATCGGTCATGCTAAGCTTGTCGAAGCATCTCGCGTGCTGACGCAGGAATGGTAACGGTCATGCTGAGCGGAGACGCAGGCGTAGTCGAAGCATCTCGCGGGTTGAGGTTGTAGTACTAATTCAACGATTCAAGCGAGATGCTTCAAATCAGCTCAGCATGACTGATATACCGTGACAACGTTAACACGCCAGAGGCTTTGGCTTCGTTGCACTGCCCTCAGCATGAAAGTCGCTACTATAACGGCAACACGCGAGATGCTTCGGTCACTGGCTTAATGCGCCACATGCTCAGCAAGACCGTTACTTTGGCGACGCCAGCAACGGGAATCAATTACCTCTAGCACCTCCTTGGTAGATACGCAACCGCAACTGAGGGGAACTAGCGCTTGAGGGGCTTCTAAAACTTCACCACTTCCCAGTAGGCTTTTTTAGGCTTCTGGTTCTGGTCGAAAAGCAGCGGGTAGTTTTTGCGGCCAGGTACAGGGTAGGTATCCAGCCAAGTGTACCTGTCGGAAATGTTCCAGAAGGTGACGCCGGTCAGTACGTTTTTGTAGTCGCGGAATACCTTAAAGAACATCTTATACTGCTCGGTCTGCTTCTGTTCCAGCTCGGGCGTGTAGGCGTCGGACTCACCGGGACGCTTTTCCCGACGGTCTTTCTCCCAAGGATAAATGGACACATCCAGCTCGGTGATTTGTACTTTCAGGCCCAGCGAGGAATACTGCTCCATGGCTTTGCGCAGTTCAGCTTCCGTGGGCTCTTGCAGCGACCAGTGCCCCTGCAGCCCAACCGCGTCAATCGGCACTTTGGCGTCTTTCAGCTTCTTGAGCAGCTTATAGACCCGCTCCCGCTTTTCGAGCCGCTCGGTGTTGTAGTCGTTGTAGAAAAGCACGGCATTGGGGTCAGCCGCGTGGGCGTACTCGAAAGCTTTGGCAATGAAGTCTTCCCCGCAGATCTGATACCACTCCGAGTTGCGCAGAAATTCCTGCGGGTTATCGGAAATGGCTTCGTTGACCACGTCCCAGGCGTAGATCTTGCCTTTGTAGCGCTTCACCACGGTATCGATGTGGCTTTTGAGGCGCTGAAGCAACACTTCTTTAGATACTTGTTTGCCAGTTGCATCCTTGAACAGCCACTTCGGCGTCTGCTCGTGCCAGAGCAGGTTGTGGCCCCGCACACGCAGTTTGTTGTCTTGCGCGAACTGCACAATTTCATCGGCGTCCTGCCAGAAATAGCGGTTTTCCTCGGGGTGAATAGGTCCCATCTTCATGGCATTCTCCGGCGTGATGCTGTTGAAGTGCTGCTTGATCAGGGTTGATTCGGCGGGGTTGCGTAAGGCTTGTGGCGAGACGGCTACCCCCATCAGAAAATAGTCTTTATAGTAGTCTTTCAACCCTTTTTCCGGGGCCGGCCGGTCACTGCTGAACACAGTGAGCCCCGCCAGCAGCACACCAGTAGTGGCGAGCTGGCGCAACGAAACAGTAGTTTTCATTTCTCGCTTATGGTTAGTTCTACTCTCTTAGTCAGCTATGATGCCCACTCTACATCTCTCCACGTGCGGGGATTAAGAGTTAAAACAAATCGACAATTGCTAGAAAGCTTGGTATCGTGGACGGTTAACGCCTCACTTCTCTCCTACTTCAGTTTCAGCACTAGCACCACTTAGCGGCAGGTACTTGCTGCCCTTGACTTTATCTTCCGATAGCGCTTCCCTGTGGCTCTGGCACCATAAAAACGGGCCAGCATCTGCTGTAGCTGCTGGCCCGTTCAATGGTTCATATCCCCTTACCAATACACAGTGTAGAGCGTGGTGAGCAGGGTTACAATGACCAAAGCCCCGATAGCGAAGCTACGCTGCGGGCGGAACATGCTCGCGTCCACTTCCAGGCCGTTGGTGCGCACACCGCGGCTGGTTTCGATCAAGCTGATGACCACCATCACCGCTACGCAGATGACAAACACGAAGCCCATGCGGTCGAGGAAAGGAATTTCGTACACGCCCTCAGCATTCTTGACCGCAAAACCCAGCGGTGCTAGCCAAGACAGATCGGTGAGCGTGGGCAGTGCCTTCAGAATAACCGACAAGACAAACCCCCCAATCGTGGCGAAGAGGGCGGCCGACGACGTGGTCCGCTTCCAGAAAAAGCCCAGGATAAACATGGCGAAAATGCCCGGTGACACGAAGCCCGTGTACTCCTGAATAAACTCGAAGCCGCCTTTCTTGTCGATGCCCAAGTGCGGGGCAATCAGCACGCCTAGCAGCATGGCCACCACCACGGCAATCTTGCCCACGCTCACCAAGCGCTTCTCCGACGCTTCTGGATTGAACACCTTGTGGTAGATATCGAGCGTGAAGATGGTAGCAATCGAGTTGGCTTTACCCGCCAGCGAGGCCACCACCGCCGCCGTGAGCGCAGCAAACGACAAGCCTTTCAAGCCCACCGGCAAGATGTTGAGCAGCACCGGATAAGCGCGGTCGGGGTTGAGGTTGGCACCCTGGCCAAATTCGGTGGCACCAAACACGTTTTCCTTGTAGAGCACGTAGGCCGCGATGCCAGGCAGCACCACGATTACGGGCATCAGCATCTTGAGGAAAGCGGCAAACAGCAGACCCGAACGGGCCGTGGGCAGGTCGGCCCCAAGGGCGCGCTGCGTGATGTACTGGTTGCAGCCCCAGTAGTTGAGGTTCACAATCCACATGCCGCCAAGCAACACCGTCAGACCCGGCAAGGCACTGTAGTTGGGGTTTTCCTGCTTGAGAATCATGTGGAAGTGGTCGTTGGCTTGCTCGCTCATCAAGCGGAAACCGCTAAGCACGCCCGTCTGGCCGAAGTGCTCGGCCACCAGGTTCAGGGCCAAGTACGTGGTAGCTAAGCCACCGAGAATCAAGAAGAACACCTGAATTACGTCGGTGAAGCCAATTACCTTCATCCCGCCGAGCGTGATGACAATGGCAAAGGCTGCCAGCGCGTACATGCAGAACTCCAGGTTCAACCCCGAGATGCTGCTGACGGCAATGGCGCCCAAGTAGAGAATGGACGTTAGGTTCACGACCACGTAGAGCATCAGCCAGAACACGGCCATAATCATGGCCACGGTGCTGTTGTAGCGCTGGTAGAGAAACTGCGGCATGGTGGCAATCCGGTTTTTCAAGTACACCGGAATGAAGAACACCGCCACAATAATGAGCGTCAGGGCGGCCATCCACTCGTAGGTGGCAATGGCCAAGCCCATTTTGAAGCCCGAACCGGCCATGCCCACAAATTGCTCGGCCGAGATGTTGGAGGCAATCAGCGAGGAGCCAATGGCCCACCAGGTCAGGGAGCCTTCCGCCAGGAAATAGTCTTTGGAGTCGCCTTCGAGCGTGCCGTCGTGGCCCGTTTTGCGGCGGTAAATCCAGATGCCATACCCGGAAACAATGAGAAAATAAACAAAGAAAACGATGTAATCGAGGGTGGCAAGTTGATGTTGCATGAGAAATAATCAAGCCACCCGAAGGAGCGGCTAATACGAGAAAAAGCTGAAGCGTCACCCACGGACGCTCCAGCAACTAGCTGCTTTTTACTGGCCACGACCAGCAACAAAACCTCCCCGGCTGGCCCCTCTCCAAGTTCCCACTCCCTTCAAAAGACCCGCCAGGTCGGTTTTTATGTGCTAGATGTACTGGTTGATAATTGCCTCAAGCCACTCCTGCTTGCCGCTTTTCAGGATCGGCTCGCCAGTCTTATGCGCAATAGTGCGCAGATCTTCCAGCGTGAGTTGGCCTTTCTCGAAGGCAGCGCCTTCGCCGGAGTCGAATGAAGCGTAACGCTCGGTGCGGAACTTACGGTAGGGCGACTTTTCCAGAATGTCGTTGGCTACCACCAAGGCCCGGGCAAAGGTGTCCATGCCGCTGATGTGGGCAATGAAGATGTCCTCTAGGTCAGTGGAGTTGCGGCGGGTCTTGGCGTCGAAGTTGATGCCGCCTGGCGTGATGCCCCCGTGCTCCAGGATGATGAGCATGGACTCGGTCAACTCGTTGAGGTTGTTGGGGAACTGGTCGGTGTCCCAGCCGTTCTGATAGTCGCCGCGGTTGGCGTCCATCGAGCCCAGCATGTTCGCATCGGCGGCTACTTGCAGCTCGTGTTGGAAGGTGTGGCCCGCGAGCGTCGCGTGGTTGACTTCCAGGTTAAGCATGAAATCGTCTTGCAGGCCGTACTCTTTCAGGAAGCCAATGACGGTGGCTGCATCGAAGTCGTACTGGTGCTTGGTCGGCTCGGCTGGCTTGGGCTCGATAAAGAATTTGCCCGTGAAGCCTTGCTTGCGAGCGTAGTCGCGGGCCATCGTCAGGAAACGGCCCATGTGCTCGAGCTCACGCTTCATGTTGGTATTGAGCAACGTCATGTAGCCTTCGCGGCCACCCCAGAACACGTAGTTCTCGCCGCCCAGCGCGATGGTGGCATCCAAGGCGTTGAGCACTTGCGTGCCAGCGTGCGCCAACACTTGGAAGTCAGGGTTGGTGCTCGCCCCGTTCATGTAGCGCGGGTTGGAGAAGACGTTGGCTGTGCCCCATAGCAGCTTCACACCGCTCTGCTGCTGGTGCTGCTTGGCGTAGTCGACGATGGCGCTCAGGTTGCGCTCGTACTCGCTCAGCGAAGTGCCTTCGTCCACCAAGTCGATGTCGTGGAAGCAGTAGTAAGGCGTGCCGAGCTTGGTGAAAAACTCGAAAGCCGCGTCCATCTTGTCATGGGCCCGGCCCAGGGCCTCGTGGTGCGCGTCCCAGGCAAACTGCTTGGTGCCGGGGCCGAACGGGTCGCCGCCGGTGCCGGTGAAGGTGTGCCAGTAGGAGACGGCAAAGCGCAGATGCTCTTTCATCGTCTTGCCGGCCACTACGCGGTTCTCGTCGTACCACTTGAAGGCGAGCGGGTTATCGGACTCACGCCCTTCGTATTTGATGGGCTCGATGCCCGTGAAAAATTCAGTTTTCGACAGCGTGTTGGTTGACATGAGAAAAGAACTGTAAGTGAACTATTAGTGGAGGGGCTTCAAAAAAGGATGATTTGTGAGAGGCAATCTTGGTGGCTGCTACGCGAGAAAGGTAGAGAAAATAGCTAGCCAAAATAAAGAAGGCAGTAGAGAAGGGCAGTTCGAGGGTTTGCTACACCTATTCCGCCGTTCGTGTTTAGGGCACCACGGGTGCAGTAGCGGCCTCGAAAGGCGAAGCGGGCAGCCCCTCTTTGTTGTAGAGGTTGGCCCCTTCTGGGTTGTCGGCCCAGGCGTAACGCACTGTCACGGGTGCCGTTACCTGGTCGTTCCATACTACCACCGTATTACCCTCAATCTTAGCTTGAGCCCAAACGAATTTTTTGTCGGTACCAGCTACTGCGAATCCTTTCAGCGGACCGCCGCCCTTGGCTATTAGTCCACCGCCTACGTCGGTAAACTTCAGGGTAACGTGATTCCCAGCGGGTTGAGCTGCTTGATAGAGCGGGCCCGAAGCCACCACCTTCTTGTTGCCGTATGCCACCTTTTCAGCAGCCAAGGCCAGACGGTGACCTACGGTCTGTTTGTCGAGGGGGTGAATGTCGTTCCATTCGCCAGCATCCGTAATCACGGCCATACCGGTGTGCGGCACGGCCAACGTGCGGCGCTGCGCATCGCGCACGGCTGCCCAGCCGCTTTCACTAGGCTCAGGTTTAGCGGCCATGAAGTTGGCTAATTGCACGTATAGGAAAGGCAATGCGGGCCGTTGATAGTGCTGGCGCCAGTCGTTGATCAGGCTGGTCATCAGGGCCTGATAGTCTTGCGGACGCCCAGCGTTGCTTTCGCCCTGATACCAGAGCACACCTTTGATAGCATAGGGCAGCACCGGCGCAATCATGCCGTTGTAGAGCGCACCAGGCTGAAACTGAAACGGAGTGGTGCCCGGCGTGGGCGGCAGCGTAGCCCCTAGCTGGTACTGCCAAGGCCCGCGCAGGTCGAGGGTCTGGCCACCTGCTCGGAGCTGGTAGTTTTTGTCGGGCGTAAAGCCCCCGCGCCCGCCGTTGCTAATCAGGCGCACTACCACCACGTTTTTCCCCGCCTTCAGCACGCCCGGCTTCACCTCGTACTTGCGGGGCGGGTACTGATACCCCGTTGTGCCAACCAACTGGCCATTGATGTACGTCGAGTCGGCGTCTACTAGGGTGCCGAGTTCCAGGCGAGCGGGCTGGTCAACCATGCTAGCGGGCACGTCCACTTCCTTGCGAAACCAAACCACCCCGTTCACTGGTCCGAGCGGCGTCTGGTTGGCCCAGTAGCCGGGCACTTGCATGGTAGCCCAGCTGCTGGCATTGTAATCCGGAGCGGACCATTTCTGCTGGCCCCGGGCCTCGCCTAGATCCGCTTGGTGCAAGCGCTTGTGCCAGTCGGCAACAGCGGCGTTTTCGCGCTGCCGGATGCCTGCTACTACCGTGCTGTCTTGGTACTTGGCGGCCTGTTGCTCGTAGGTCGGAAACTGCCGGAGCGCGTCGGGGCTCAGCCAGGCCTCGGCAGGCGAGCCGCCCACGGCGTCTTTGATGATGCCCACTGGCACCTGGTACTTAGCGTTGAGTTCCTTGGCGAAGAAGTAAGCTACGCCCGAAAACTGAAGCACGGTTTGCGGGTCGGCTGCTATCCATTTGCCGCCAGCCACGTCGGTGCGGGGGCGCTGCAAGGAGGAACTCATTGGCACCTCGAACTGCCGGATGCGTGGGTTGGCCGCTTGGGCAATCACCTCCGGAAACTTGTCGCGCAGGCGGCTCATGGGCGTTTCCATATTCGACTGTCCTGAGCACAGCCACACATCACCCACCAGCACATCTTTTACGCTTAGCTCGTTGCTGGCCTTGATGCCCATGTCGAAGGGGCCGCCGGCTTTCATAGCGGGCAGTGTCACGCGCCAGTGGCCGTCGGCACCCGTAGTGGCACGGTAGGTTTTGCCTTGAAAGGCTACGCTTACGCTTTCCCCAGGCTTGGCCCAGCCCCAAATGTGTACTGGCTGCTCACGCTGTAGTACCATACCATCACTTACTAGGCGTGGCAGCCGCACTTGCGCCGTGGCATGGTGCACAGCAGGCAAACCAAGCAGCAGGCTTATTACTATGTATTTGATTTTCATAGGGATGAAGCACATTTTGTGGCCATGGAGCTTAAAAGCAGTAGCCTCTCATAAATAAGCCCAGGTTTCGGAGTGAAACCTGGGCTTATTTATGAGAGCAAAAAACTGGGCACTTAGGCCTGCAAATACCCCTTATAAGGGACGAAGAAAGGGTACTTACCTAGAGCAGCCATTTCAGTGCTCAGCTACTCCCCTGCTTACTGTGGATAGCCAGGGTTTTGCGTAATCTTACCGTTCGTCCGGTCAATTTCCTGCTGCGGAATGGGGCGCAACACGTGGTAAGGTTGGATGTTCTTTGCTGCATCCGAACCATAGGTGTCGGTAGCACCGGGGATGGGTGATGGCTTAGAAGCTACAAATGCGGGCACGTACTTCTTCACGCGTTCCACCAACTTGCCGGTACGTACCAAGTCAAACCAGCGGGTCTGCTCGCCACAGAGCTCACGGGTGCGCTCGTCGAGGATGAAGTCGATGTTCAACTGAGCCGTGGTAATTTCCATTTGCGCAGCTCTGCCAGGTGCAGCGGCCCGACGGCGGACTACGTTGATGTAGTCGCGGGCTTGGTTGAGGTTGCCGAGGTACATGTTGGCTTCCGCCGCAATCAGGTACGTCTCAGCCAAACGATACAAGATCAGTGGCCGGTCGGAACTGGTATTAGTGGCCGAACGCGTAGCATCGTCGAACTTATTGATGTAGGGCGAATACTTGGTGGTGTAGGTGCTAGGCGTACCTACTACGTAACGACCGTTCGGACGAGCATTGATGCGCGCCTGTTCTGCCGCCGTGATTTCGCGGCCGGCATACCACGCGGCGGTATCTCCAATTACGGCCTTCGGGTTGAAGGCAACGCCACTATTGGCCGCGCCGGTACCCGTCGAATTGACAAGCCACAGTGTCGTGAACCACTTATTGTAGCGGGTATCAGTTGTGCGCCACTGCCGAGGGTTGGTCTCGGAAGGCAGTATATACGAGGTCAGCAAATACGGGGTCGAAGCTAAACGACCGAAGGGGCGGCCGTATACAATGCTACGGGCCACGTTGGGCAACTCGTCGTAGCGGCCCCGGAACAAGAAGTTGGTTTGGTTTTGACCAGCGCCACCGGCACCGTTGTCGGATATGCCCGTGAAGGTGGGGTCAGTGTTGAACTGCACATTGAAAAGCACTTCCTTACCGTTCTCGTTGCCTTCCTTGAATACGTCGGCTGGGTCAGCCTCCAGTCCTTTGCCATACTTGCTGGCATCGGTGATAAGTTCGCTGGCGTACTGAGCGGCTTTAGCGTAGTCGTCA contains:
- a CDS encoding RagB/SusD family nutrient uptake outer membrane protein; the protein is MKKIFLTGSALALLLAASSCDKDILDENPRSVLVPSFLGTPDGLQAGLAGVYSGLRNATSDQGGSNFMSQGTDEFMRGFGASDGLEDYNGGLLNNNNGTATNLWATYYRYINDANGVIQYAGTVQGLTAPALAQIVAEAKVLRAWYYFQLVQAFGDVPLTLTFVDAPTKDFSRNSTADVYNAIVTDLNDALKDIASTAAQPGRVTRATALHMLAKVHLTRATSTGKQGDDYAKAAQYASELITDASKYGKGLEADPADVFKEGNENGKEVLFNVQFNTDPTFTGISDNGAGGAGQNQTNFLFRGRYDELPNVARSIVYGRPFGRLASTPYLLTSYILPSETNPRQWRTTDTRYNKWFTTLWLVNSTGTGAANSGVAFNPKAVIGDTAAWYAGREITAAEQARINARPNGRYVVGTPSTYTTKYSPYINKFDDATRSATNTSSDRPLILYRLAETYLIAAEANMYLGNLNQARDYINVVRRRAAAPGRAAQMEITTAQLNIDFILDERTRELCGEQTRWFDLVRTGKLVERVKKYVPAFVASKPSPIPGATDTYGSDAAKNIQPYHVLRPIPQQEIDRTNGKITQNPGYPQ